TACAAAAACAATCACATACTTagtaatttcaaaaataaagtctaaaaatattaagatataCCTAGgtcttattattatttcattatttttattgatagaTCATCGACTTAAAAAATTATGCACACAAACTACGAAGTAAAACTACTCTAGTATTTTCTAGAAAATGGGTCAAAAGGATAGGCCCATTAGCCAAAAAAAAGGCTTGTTCTTGCATATCCATGACCCAATATACAAAGACCCTATTAGAAGCCTTTCATCTTGAAGACCAAAACAATTTTCAACATCATCATTGATTCTTCGGTGAATCTTGTTATAGACAGAATATTAGCGTTATCTAACATATTTGATTTCTATACTATTTGTTAAGATCAAATGTAGGTTTACTATCAtaccaaaaaattaaagttaatagTACGAATGCAACTTTATCTTTTAACTAACTAAGTCCACCAAACAAGTATTAAGTTTGATCATGACTCTGACCCAATCACCCTGCTCAACCCTCtcattaaaaaatcaatttctattaaaatgttgaaaataatCATTATTCTAATaggtttataaatatttgaatgtgttgaataagaaaaaaaaactaaaaagaatgaagaataTGTTGAATCCTAAAAATAAACTCTGTGTTTCTTTGCTAAACCTAAATAGGATACTAAAGAGATAAATGAAAATGATTAGGAATctttatgtaattttctataCTTTGAGTGCCTAcatggcactagcttgaaaaaaaaaagtcaaccagtgttgagcccacaagatagtatcacgtaggtcgaaaagggatAGAGAatcacttataaaataagttcagggggtaatagaaccttagtatagtataagtgtgtctctgagattttgacCATAGATTGAGGGGATATTAGTGCATTATCCCTTATGAAATcgaagaaaattgaaaaaagaacaaataaatttttttgtataattcattaattgtttgttatattaaaaataaaagaccatatcattatttatagaaaaacaaaataaaaggtGATATATGTTATTTGTTGGGTAGaaactaaattaaaagaaaactaaatataCTGTATTAATGTAGATTTATATtctaaaatatttctaattaGAAAAGCAAAATACATTGTACcaataatataaatcataaattaaaagggaagtaaattaaaatacttgttttaaattgtttttcaatttaaaattttaagataaaataattattttcttttcttatccTTTATATGTAGTAATTATTCCTAAAAACTACATACAACAtagaatgaaatgaatatttgACGAAGAAGAGATATTATCTTGAATTCTTGAtacattaataatgaaaaaataatcaaaatttttataatttttttaagaaacgtataaaaaaaaatacctaaATAATTTTACGTGACGAAAAGAGAACTACCATAAAATCATATTCAATGATATTGCATCCTAACTACTAAATATTTCTAAAAGCCATATTTACATGCACAAATTACTAACTTTTTATATTATGCGATATTTATCAATTGTAACGTTCCATCCCATAACTATAACGTAAATTATTGAATAGTAATGCTAACAAACAAAGATAAGAAaatgacaataattaataaaagatgATGTATAAATTGAGAGGAAAGATTAGAGAGGAAGCGGCTTATTTGTTTCtattaagattaagacgtcTGAATCTGAATATTAAGAAATGCATTAAAATCTAGATGTGTAAATCTGAATAAACGTCTGAATATTTTAAGATGTTGTCCCTGAATCTGAACACTGAATTATTAggattgtttgttttcaatatctgaatatacatatgaaaataaacgctatattaataaaatattataaaaatctcattttagtaaaataattttctttttatagaaaataacattttaaatattcttattGTAACAAGCAGTGGGCGGAGCCAACATACTTTAGGGGGTTCATCCGAACTCTCTTCgatggaaaattatattatttttatatgattaaaatatttttttaggtatatatagtagatgttgaaccCCCTTCGACTACTTTGTGTGtctatttcttcaaattttgaactcccttatttaaaattttagttccGCCTCTGAtaacaaggtaatatgatttatctatTAAGAATTTAACATTAAGtaatatcattaatatgactattCTTTGCACTAAAAAACtttgagaatctaatataattcaagaacttTGAGAATCTCATATAACGCAAcgtaaaatagtttatatagagtagtaatataatgttaatgaaatttttatttcataatggacatttgttattgttatcgatcaaataattaatactttcttattttctaaaactgtgctaaatattatatcatgaagtgcttatcaattcaaatatttaattaatttgaaaagggcctaaaataccctcaaagtattgaaaatgttacaaaattacccttcatccacctgttggctccaaaatgtccttctcatccatctattggctccacaatacccttgtcatccaccttttggttcaaaattgaccacttatttaattattttaaaattaaactgttaaaatatttttttaaaaaattggcgctcaactattggttataatttaatttattactatTGACGTATAAaccaatccactacccactcattactaactaaaccccacccaattaataaaacaattatatcaaaatcgccataaacactactaaaatacgacgaaattatagattcctgaaaatgacatccaaaattatttgagtcaaatcgaagccccaattaaatttaggttgagccgcttatttaggaggacgcTTTCAATAGGATTTTCTTTTAAgcttgaattcgaaatttatgatcaaaggtaaagaagtagtacatcctgaattaattcatgaatttttttaatataatttaataaatatttatgatttgttttaaaacctttagtatattattttttaaaaaagttgtctatgaagtaacatcacataattgagacgaaagaataattaagatgaacatagttagacttttaagtttatcgataatttttatttagacacttggtatgataatttacttttctatagatattttcgcctcaaatttttaatacACTCATTGACAGTAGCTTTTTagttgttgcattagtaatatgacgggtttattaatttggtggatttaattagtaatgggtggatAGTGaattataagttaaattataacaaataattgagtgtcacatattttaaaaaaatatttaaatagtttaaatttaaaaccgttaaataagttgTCAataaaggtggatgacaagggtattttggagccaataggtgggtgtgaagggtattttggagcaaataggtggatggagggtaattttgtaccatttttaatacttcaagggtattttaggccctttttcgtgattaatttatgaaagtaagAGAGGTATATTAAGTAGTaagaataaaggaaattataaaTCGATAAACATGTAATTATCATtagttaaataagaaaaaaacttttatgAATTGTTTTGATGTGGTTAAATTAAGTAAGAGTCTTATTTTTGAGTCTGAATGGAGTTAAGGGGATTTGATTCATTCAGATGTATTCAAACTCATTAAGAGACTTATAAGGAAATAAAACAAACATATTTAATGAactgaatctgaataattaaaattcagTCCTCAAAATCAAACACATTAAATAAGacaaatttgatttattaagaTTTAGACTCCTATTAAATGTAAACAAATGAAtccttaatttagttaaaaaaataaaataaaaaatataatgcatAAAAGTCCATTCAAAgaacatataatgaaatgaatatttaatGAAGAAAGAGATATTATCTTGAATTCTTCAtacataaataatgaaaaaaaccAAATTTtatctagtttttttttaaagacatttaaaaagaaaaatactataaataatTTTGCTTGGCAAAAGGAGAAGTACCATAAAATCCTTTTTAATGATGTTGCATCCTAACTactaaaatatttctaaaagcCATATTTACCTGAACAAATTACtaaactttttatattttatacgaTATATCAGTTGTAACATAAAGTGTTCACTCGATTTCTCTTGTAAATCTAACCTTGCTttgttaataaaatttttagttaaaaaCTTAATTCGATTAAAttatactaaaaaatataatacgtaaacgtgttatttttatttattttttaaaaaataaaataaaaaggtttaattagttaaaattaCCGGCCAAAATAAGATTGAGCCACAGAGCCACCGAACAAATCTGCTaatctcttcatcttcttctcttatttatatatttttcccattcacgttttttttttctccatctctctcactttttcactattttctctctctaaatcACACTTCCTCTCTCTAGATTTGTCGGTGATGGGAACAACAATTCTGCCAGATCTCGGAACGGAGATTCTGATTCCGGTGTGTGCAGTTATCGGAATCGGATTTGCGTTAGTACAATGGGTGATTGTTTCGAAAGTTACGGTATCGACTGATGGTAAATCGTCATCTTCCGGTGCCGGCGCTGATGGTAAGAATGGATATGCTGAATCGcttattgaagaagaagaagggattAATGACCATAGCGTTGTTCGTAAGTGTGCTGAAATTCAAAATGCCATTGCTGAAGGTACGTgaaattagttattatttttgaatttttttttagctGCATTGAAATTGCTTAACATGTTGTTACATTTGCATAATTTACTACTCATAAGTATAcacatgtatataatttttttataatcgcCATGTTCGAGTCAGCTTTTGTGCATGTATGCAGATTCACGTGATACCAGTATCCGAGCTGCCTTTTGCGCACCTTGGCTAATTCACATATACATGTAACTCTGTTTACCAAGGTTAGAACAAATGAGAAATCGTATAGTGGTTTTTTGGCTCAACCTGAGACGGCATGATTCTTAATCCACTTTATTGATTACTAGGACACAcggtgtgtgtgtatatgtgcataagtatattgtatattgtatattgtgTATGTACGAATATATGTCTCTGTGTATTTTCTTTGTATGACGGTGGTGCTTGGTCCAGCTTAGGTACCTTTACTATACCAGCACATATTGGTGGATcagtatttgaattttatgtgttCTATGATGTTGTCAAgttaatattgaaataataactGGGTTTCTTAGTGGATGtcttaatatatgtatatttaaaagaCTGACCCACAAGATCCACCCCTGGTGGGCCGAGTGAAAGAAATCACCCAGTGTTTATTGGTGCTGCTAGGATTTGGATGTGACACTTCATGGTTCTCTATCCACTTAATTGTCTCTGTGTATATAGAGTTCAAGGCTTCAAGTTGAAAGCAGTAGGTGAATGTGTACTCTGTTAAAAGGCTATACACTTGTTTATTTGTATGGTTAGCAATTAGATCTTGGAGGATCTTTTCCTGGAGTTGAATGTTTGCTGTTGTGTGGGGTTGATAcgtttttttttatacttagGCCTTTAGTCTTTAAATTATAGGTGTTTCTAAATTCTTAGTTGCCTACTTCATTTTCATGTTATTGAAAATTTCAAGTACTTGTACTATAGTAAATTGAATAAACTTGTTCTATTGTTTATATGTATACTTATGTGTGAGTAAAGAGGCAGCAGCTTTGATGCTCTGGTATACTCTCTCTGTACTTTACATGGTTTGTCGGTATACTTTCTTCTGATTTACTTGGCGTTTTTAGCATTTGACTGTTAAAGATCTCATCTTTTCCTGCTTTGTGTGTTACTTACTAGttaaataatgattattttaacacataatagaTTTAGACTttagtcttcttcttctttagttGCTTAATCATAAAGATCTGAACTTTTCCTGATTTGCCGGGTGGGTGGGGGTGTTGCTTACTATTGAATAATGATCATTTAACAGATGTTATGTTATAGACTTACACTCTAGTTTTCCTCtttaattattactattacaaTTCATTAGATTGCTATGATTATGATGGGCATGTCactttgttattttatatacaCTAATTGCTGTTAGGTACTCCCTAAGCAACACTTGATTTACTATTAAATAACTCCTGGCTGCTGCCCAGCACTATCCAAGTGGTAAACTTCTAAGAAGATAGACCAGAGAAACCATGTTAACTTGGTACTTTGGTATAGTCACATATCTTTACTGTAGAAGCCAATTTAGTGTGAGGCTGCTggactgaataataacatgttACATTAAGTTACTATAATAAGATATGTGATTTTTAACAGCTTCATTGCTCAAAGTATATTTTGAGCAACTAGAGGGACCGAAATTCGCTGATGATACATGGTTATTTCGGCAGTTCCCTTTGAGCATCCAGAGTGAACATCTTTGGAAagtagaatttaaaaaaaagaacaaataagaaagaaaaaaactggaggaattttgagattctttctATGAGATTGCATTTTGCTTTGCCTATTTATTCCTGCTGATGACTTCTTTTTGACCCCAGGAAATGAACAGGGCGACTCTAATCTTAACATGTTTTGCACTTATTGTATGTTTCTTTTAAAATGGATGATTAAAAATACTATAAGTAGTATAGTTTTGGCAATTGGCATTTCAATTTGGAGCTTAAACAGGCTTCGATTGAATTTTGAATCGTCAAAATAGTGCTTCTTTTAGCTGTTACTAATATTGTATTGGCACGTAGATAGTTAAATATTTCCTGATGATAACTTTCTAACTACGGAATTAATCTATGCCACAGGTGCGACCTCGTTCCTGTTTACGGAATACCAGTATGTTGGTGTTTTCATGGTTGCTTTTGCATTGCTGATCTTTCTATTCCTCGGTTCTGTTGAGGGTTTCAGCACAAAGAGCCAGGAATGTACGTATGACAGTTCCAAAATGTGCAAGCCTGCTCTTGCAACTGCTGTCTTTAGCACCATATCCTTCTTGCTTGGTGCTATTACCTCCGTGATTTCCGGATTTCTTGGAATGAAAATTGCAACATATGCAAATGCACGGACTACATTGGAGGCCAGAAAGGGTGTTGGTAAGGCTTTCATTGTTGCATTCCGTTCTGGTGCTGTGATGGGCTTCCTTCTTGCTGCAAATGGTCTTCTTGTTTTGTACATCGCAATCAACGTATTCAAGTTATACTATGGTGATGACTGGGAAGGGCTATTTGAGGCTATAACTGGTTATGGGCTTGGTGGGTCATCAATGGCCCTTTTTGGTAGAGTTGGTGGAGGTATATACACTAAAGCTGCAGATGTTGGAGCTGATCTTGTGGGCAAGGTGGAGAGGAATATCCCTGAAGATGATCCTAGAAATCCAGCGGTAATCTTATTGTGTCATTTAAATGGCAAGGtgtgtttatgtttttttcctgGTTAGTTTTGATGCTAAATATGTGCTTAGGTTATTGCTGACAATGTCGGTGACAATGTTGGAGATATTGCTGGGATGGGATCAGATCTATTTGGATCTTATGCAGAGTCATCGTGTGCTGCCCTAGTTGTTGCTTCTATCTCTTCTTTCGGGGTCAACCATGAGTTCACAGCCATGCTATATCCTCTTCTTATCAGTTCTGTGGGTATCCTTGTGTGTTTGCTTACGACCTTATTTGCAACTGATTTCTTTGAAGTCAAGGCTGTAAAAGAAATTGAGCCAGCATTGAAGAAGCAACTTGTAATCTCAACTGTTCTCATGACAATTGGAATTGCTCTTGTTTCTTGGATTGCTCTTCCCTCTACCTTCACAATATTCAATTTTGGAATACAGAAAGAAGTTCAGAGCTGGTAAGTCTAAAGTCTGACCTGTGCTTCTATAAATTGAAATATCTGCATTACATGACTGTTGCTTCATCATATTTCTCGGATCGTCATCGAAAGTTGTAAGCATGAAGTCAATATTTAGGTAAAGCAACTCCACTAAAATTTGGGACAAACTAATGGATGAAGATTCATTTCTCCTTCCTGTCCTTCCTTTCAGTCTCACACTAACATTTATCAAAGGCTAATTGGCATGCAAATTTGAACATGCAGGCAGTTGTTCTTATGCGTTGGAGTTGGTCTGTGGGCTGGACTTATCATTGGATTTGTTACCGAGTACTATACCAGCAATGCTTACAGGTAGACTTGGGTCTCTAGCTGTTCTGTTTTGGTGCTTATTTGGTTCTTGCCTATCAGAAATGTAAgttttgtttcatttgtttcCAGCCCCGTGCAAGACGTCGCTGATTCTTGCCGCACTGGTGCTgctacaaatattatttttggccTTGCCTTGGGCTACAAATCAGTTATCATTCCAATTTTTGCCATAGCAATCAGCATTTTTGttagcttcagttttgctgcaATGTACGGCATTGCAGTTGCTGCTCTCGGAATGCTGAGCACGATAGCTACTGGTTTGGCAATTGACGCCTATGGTCCCATCAGTGACAACGCAGGAGGCATTGCCGAGATGGCTGGAATGAGCCACAGAATAAGAGAAAGAACCGATGCCCTAGATGCTGCAGGAAACACCACTGCTGCTATTGGAAAGGTAAGTCAGATACTCTTGTACTTCACTGAATGTTGTTAGGTCTAGTTAGAATAGAAGGGCCATTCCAATCTCCATTGCCTCTTCATTAACGAGCTTCCTGTAATGGTAACAGGGATTCGCTATCGGATCTGCTGCTCTTGTATCTCTAGCCCTCTTTGGTGCATTTGTGAGTCGTGCAGGAATTTCTACTGTAGATGTCTTGACACCTAAAGTATTCATTGGCTTGCTCGTCGGTGCAATGCTTCCTTACTGGTTCTCTGCCATGACAATGAAGAGTGTGGGAAGTGCTGCCCTTAAGATGGTTGAGGAAGTGCGCAGGCAATTCAACACCATCCCTGGACTCATGGAAGGAACCGCAAAGCCTGATTATGCCAACTGCGTCAAGATCTCCACCGATGCATCAATCAAAGAAATGATCCCACCTGGTGCCCTTGTCATGCTTactccattgattgtaggaatATTATTCGGAGTGGAAACCCTGTCCGGTGTACTTGCAGGATCTCTGGTCTCCGGTGTACAGGTAATTATTCTGATGACATGTATAAAAACCTTCAAACggtttctctttctctctaatcccatatgattttgatttgtaGATTGCCATTTCTGCATCAAACACCGGTGGTGCTTGGGACAACGCCAAGAAGTACATCGAGGTATACAATTAGTTAGACCTTATACATTCACATTCAGTTCCTATAAGAATCTCGAGAAACGTCGTTTATAACTTGTTTATTTGTGTCATTTTCGGGATATTAGGCTGGAACTTCAGAACACGCGAAAACTCTTGGTCCCAAGGGATCCGATCCACACAAGGCTGCTGTCATTGGTGACACTGTT
This portion of the Solanum pennellii chromosome 12, SPENNV200 genome encodes:
- the LOC107005322 gene encoding pyrophosphate-energized vacuolar membrane proton pump-like, with the translated sequence MGTTILPDLGTEILIPVCAVIGIGFALVQWVIVSKVTVSTDGKSSSSGAGADGKNGYAESLIEEEEGINDHSVVRKCAEIQNAIAEGATSFLFTEYQYVGVFMVAFALLIFLFLGSVEGFSTKSQECTYDSSKMCKPALATAVFSTISFLLGAITSVISGFLGMKIATYANARTTLEARKGVGKAFIVAFRSGAVMGFLLAANGLLVLYIAINVFKLYYGDDWEGLFEAITGYGLGGSSMALFGRVGGGIYTKAADVGADLVGKVERNIPEDDPRNPAVIADNVGDNVGDIAGMGSDLFGSYAESSCAALVVASISSFGVNHEFTAMLYPLLISSVGILVCLLTTLFATDFFEVKAVKEIEPALKKQLVISTVLMTIGIALVSWIALPSTFTIFNFGIQKEVQSWQLFLCVGVGLWAGLIIGFVTEYYTSNAYSPVQDVADSCRTGAATNIIFGLALGYKSVIIPIFAIAISIFVSFSFAAMYGIAVAALGMLSTIATGLAIDAYGPISDNAGGIAEMAGMSHRIRERTDALDAAGNTTAAIGKGFAIGSAALVSLALFGAFVSRAGISTVDVLTPKVFIGLLVGAMLPYWFSAMTMKSVGSAALKMVEEVRRQFNTIPGLMEGTAKPDYANCVKISTDASIKEMIPPGALVMLTPLIVGILFGVETLSGVLAGSLVSGVQIAISASNTGGAWDNAKKYIEAGTSEHAKTLGPKGSDPHKAAVIGDTVGDPLKDTSGPSLNILIKLMAVESLVFAPFFATHGGLLFKMF